The following proteins are encoded in a genomic region of Acidobacteriota bacterium:
- a CDS encoding S9 family peptidase gives MKALRIAALLFVIFVPAFGQNYTIQQYLNIKSASSPSFSPDGREMAYLTNVTGTAQVWSTVISSPKPRQLTNYEDNIGFVKWLGDGSGIIFGKAKGGDENTQFYWMKPDGSGVRPLTNAPTVRHNFGEVSGDGRYIFYASNKRNRTFFDIYSMDIVSGVEKLLFQQDGSNSVAAVNSDGSILIVSRSSVEFSLDNDLYLVDTKIGKDQLLTPHKDATQYGGVSFLPDGKSLVLGSDEGREFFTLANLRLKNAANSGDWSDGNRELRFIDGVTNDVSNITMADSPSTVAFATNREGFSELWLQPIETGGKPLVTFFTGKLQKISLPGQGVVGGMTIDRGESKLAFSFSSPKSSGEIWVYDFETKKLKQITKSDQAGIDPKTFVAPELIKYKSFDGREIPAWYYKPKDIYGFVMMGPIGKQRDGSPSTFRPTRKPPGDPVIVSVHGGPEGQSRPGFNPLFQYYLSRGYAVLDLNVRGSTGFGKTYTHLDDVEKREDSVKDLAYSVEWLKTKGGADPKKIAVMGGSYGGYMTMAAITLYPELWAAAVNTVGIVNWETFLQNTSGYRRRQREVEYGRLDKDIEFLRRISPIRKIGQIKTPLFVIHGKNDPRVPYTEAEQVVTALKKRGATVEYKLYNDEGHGISKLKNRLDLYPLVADFLDKYMK, from the coding sequence ATGAAAGCACTACGCATTGCCGCACTATTGTTCGTCATTTTCGTGCCGGCCTTTGGCCAGAATTACACGATCCAGCAGTACCTGAATATAAAATCGGCGTCTTCGCCGTCGTTTTCGCCGGACGGACGTGAAATGGCATATCTGACGAATGTGACCGGTACAGCACAGGTCTGGTCGACAGTTATTTCATCGCCAAAGCCGCGGCAGCTCACCAATTACGAAGACAACATCGGCTTTGTAAAATGGCTCGGCGACGGCAGCGGCATCATCTTCGGCAAGGCAAAGGGCGGCGACGAGAACACCCAATTTTATTGGATGAAACCTGACGGAAGCGGAGTACGGCCGCTGACGAACGCCCCAACGGTCCGGCATAATTTCGGCGAGGTCTCTGGCGACGGCCGTTACATTTTCTACGCCTCGAACAAACGCAACCGAACATTTTTTGATATCTATTCGATGGATATCGTGTCGGGCGTGGAGAAACTGCTGTTCCAACAGGACGGCAGCAATAGTGTTGCGGCAGTCAACAGTGACGGTTCGATACTGATCGTTTCCCGTTCGAGCGTAGAGTTCAGCCTCGACAACGATCTCTATCTCGTCGACACCAAGATCGGCAAAGATCAGCTTTTAACGCCGCACAAAGACGCGACGCAGTACGGCGGCGTAAGCTTTTTGCCGGACGGCAAGTCGCTCGTCCTCGGCTCGGACGAAGGCCGTGAGTTTTTCACGCTTGCCAATCTGCGGCTCAAGAATGCTGCAAATTCCGGTGACTGGAGCGATGGCAACCGCGAACTTCGGTTCATCGACGGCGTGACCAATGACGTTTCAAATATCACGATGGCCGATTCGCCGAGTACGGTCGCGTTTGCCACCAACCGCGAAGGCTTTTCGGAACTCTGGCTGCAGCCGATCGAAACCGGCGGCAAACCGCTGGTCACATTTTTCACCGGCAAACTGCAAAAGATATCGCTGCCAGGCCAGGGCGTTGTCGGCGGCATGACGATCGACCGCGGCGAGTCGAAACTCGCGTTCTCGTTCAGCTCGCCCAAGAGCAGCGGCGAGATCTGGGTTTACGACTTTGAGACCAAAAAGCTCAAACAAATCACCAAAAGCGATCAGGCCGGGATAGATCCGAAGACGTTTGTCGCACCGGAGCTGATCAAGTATAAGTCGTTCGACGGACGCGAGATCCCAGCTTGGTATTATAAGCCGAAAGACATATATGGTTTCGTAATGATGGGTCCAATTGGAAAACAGCGTGATGGAAGCCCCTCTACGTTCCGGCCAACGCGGAAACCACCGGGAGATCCTGTCATCGTTTCGGTCCACGGCGGACCCGAAGGGCAATCGCGGCCCGGATTTAATCCGCTGTTCCAATATTATCTTTCGAGAGGCTATGCGGTGCTAGACCTGAATGTTCGCGGTTCGACCGGTTTTGGCAAGACTTACACGCATCTTGACGATGTCGAGAAACGCGAAGATTCGGTCAAGGATCTCGCATATTCGGTCGAATGGCTCAAGACAAAGGGCGGAGCCGATCCGAAGAAGATCGCCGTCATGGGCGGCAGCTACGGCGGTTATATGACGATGGCCGCGATCACGCTTTATCCCGAACTGTGGGCGGCCGCAGTCAACACTGTCGGTATCGTCAATTGGGAAACATTCCTGCAAAATACTTCCGGATATCGCCGCCGTCAGCGCGAGGTCGAATACGGCCGGCTCGACAAGGACATCGAATTTCTGCGCCGCATTTCGCCGATCCGCAAGATCGGCCAGATCAAAACACCATTGTTTGTGATCCACGGCAAAAACGATCCGCGGGTACCGTATACTGAGGCCGAACAGGTCGTCACCGCTCTCAAGAAACGAGGTGCAACGGTCGAATACAAACTCTACAACGACGAAGGCCACGGCATCTCGAAGCTCAAGAACCGCCTCGATCTATATCCACTGGTCGCAGATTTTCTGGACAAATATATGAAGTAG
- a CDS encoding DUF3225 domain-containing protein, with protein sequence MKILFSIIILTIAFTAVSAQTDRSSLAIRKVMDDQSAAWNRGDIEAFMAIGYWRSEKLTFISGDKVTRGWQQTLDNYKKSYDSRAKMGVLTFSDLEITMLGKDHAVVLGNWSLKREKDAPNGKFTLTFRKFKEGWRIIMDHTS encoded by the coding sequence ATGAAGATCTTATTCTCGATAATCATTTTGACGATCGCTTTCACAGCAGTCTCGGCACAAACAGACAGATCCTCGCTCGCTATCCGCAAGGTCATGGACGACCAATCGGCGGCATGGAATCGCGGAGATATCGAAGCATTTATGGCGATCGGTTATTGGAGATCCGAGAAGCTCACGTTCATCTCGGGCGACAAGGTCACGCGAGGATGGCAGCAGACGCTCGACAACTACAAAAAGAGCTATGATTCGCGTGCAAAAATGGGAGTTCTAACGTTTTCGGATCTCGAGATCACGATGCTTGGCAAAGACCACGCCGTCGTACTCGGCAACTGGTCTCTTAAACGTGAAAAGGACGCGCCGAACGGCAAGTTCACGCTGACTTTCCGTAAATTCAAAGAAGGGTGGCGGATAATAATGGATCATACAAGCTGA